One genomic segment of Syngnathus typhle isolate RoL2023-S1 ecotype Sweden linkage group LG8, RoL_Styp_1.0, whole genome shotgun sequence includes these proteins:
- the LOC133158115 gene encoding histone-lysine N-methyltransferase 2D-like produces the protein MLVTNKQLSLGRSHSWDTLGGNEGQWDRAESVYEQQARVAGRRSSLSYGEGGGGWYETPAGVRPPDLDLKRDPYSYQDYGPVYPGGLRKSSVPDLNHYERATMAHRGSIPHQDYYPHDPAMTPRAPEAFYRPEHQPPSPHPLSRSGSHFGLAPMARVGWDQPQSARGGPQAPQSNLPPPPTTPTYRESGVTKMMPDSQRRPSRDTSPGHYSVEHASPRYANEPPPLASQSGYTDSRPLDPQQQQQQGATCLVVDPSSQGGIMRQETASAYSIQQQQLQQQQLQQQQLQQQQLQQQQLQQQQLQQQQLQHQQLQQQQIQQQQLQQQQLHQQQQLQQEQLHLQQSLPPPNIIPEPKLPVAAPLPPASPGPLQTATVVPVAPAPVQAMPTPAPQPPVALPAPLPTVPQTPLPVDPKRTVDPEFLALLRNEGISESTISSLIQQGFDSTSMLTVMEDNDVRTVAPNLGQARVLSRVVHNYKRPTEAPPPPSQPQTPMRGRSNSFSHRSDVYHQQQHQAFHPPQALNVDPHLIPSQTPGAMQTISPRMGEVIGRRPSSAPSQQLLEASGGYPGQSPRTPGPYVGALLPVQSRPMSAYSMQGLPVQGMQIMSQQMSGSMPAIPGSIHPMPGMPQQMPVSMPALPQPQQQVPKAYSTNYTVPMELMKRDRSLLPMSPMHSPYPNPQLVRKAGGPAGDNALVPVGGPNQGQGAMVANQKLSRRTGPPVIVSTMASPDTSK, from the coding sequence ATGCTTGTCACCAACAAACAGTTAAGTCTCGGTCGCTCCCACAGTTGGGACACTTTAGGGGGGAATGAGGGTCAGTGGGACAGGGCTGAGAGTGTCTACGAGCAGCAGGCAAGAGTAGCTGGCCGACGTAGCTCTCTGTCATACGGAGAGGGGGGAGGAGGGTGGTACGAAACTCCCGCAGGGGTGCGTCCCCCTGACCTGGATTTGAAGCGTGATCCGTATTCCTATCAAGACTACGGACCCGTTTACCCAGGGGGTCTGAGGAAGAGCTCAGTGCCAGACCTAAACCACTACGAACGAGCAACTATGGCTCACAGAGGATCCATTCCACATCAAGATTACTACCCTCACGATCCGGCCATGACTCCTCGTGCACCTGAAGCCTTTTACCGGCCTGAGCACCAGCCTCCGTCACCTCATCCGCTCAGCAGGTCGGGTTCTCATTTTGGCCTGGCGCCCATGGCTCGTGTTGGGTGGGATCAACCTCAGAGCGCAAGAGGGGGACCTCAAGCCCCCCAGTCAAATTTACCTCCCCCTCCGACTACTCCAACTTACAGGGAATCTGGTGTTACTAAGATGATGCCCGACAGTCAGCGCAGACCCTCTCGGGATACGTCTCCTGGTCATTACAGCGTGGAACACGCCTCTCCTCGGTATGCAAATGAGCCCCCGCCTCTGGCCAGTCAATCTGGCTATACCGATAGTCGCCCGTTGGatccgcagcagcagcagcagcagggtgcGACTTGTCTAGTGGTGGATCCTTCCAGTCAAGGTGGGATAATGAGGCAGGAGACAGCCTCGGCCTATTCAATCCAGCAGCAACAACTGCAGCAGCAACAACTGCAGCAGCAAcaattgcagcagcagcaactgcagcagcagcaactgcagcagcagcagctacaACAGCAACAACTGCAACACCAACAACTGCAGCAACAACAAATACAGCAGCAGCAGTTACAGCAGCAACAActccatcagcagcagcagcttcagcaggaGCAGCTGCACCTGCAACAGTCTTTGCCGCCTCCTAACATCATCCCCGAACCGAAACTTCCTGTGGCGGCTCCGCTTCCTCCTGCTTCCCCCGGCCCATTACAGACCGCCACAGTTGTCCCGGTTGCACCCGCCCCTGTCCAGGCAATGCCAACTCCAGCCCCTCAACCTCCCGTTGCCCTTCCCGCCCCTCTGCCTACGGTCCCGCAGACACCTTTACCCGTGGATCCGAAGAGGACGGTGGATCCCGAGTTTCTTGCCTTATTGCGAAATGAGGGCATCTCTGAGAGCACCATCTCCTCGCTCATCCAGCAGGGGTTTGACTCCACTAGCATGCTGACTGTCATGGAGGACAACGACGTACGCACAGTGGCGCCCAACCTCGGCCAGGCACGGGTACTTTCTCGAGTGGTCCACAACTACAAGCGGCCCACTGAAGCGCCACCGCCTCCCTCTCAGCCCCAGACGCCCATGCGGGGTCGTTCTAATAGTTTTAGCCATCGCTCGGACGTCTatcaccagcagcagcaccaagCTTTCCATCCTCCGCAGGCTTTGAATGTCGACCCTCACCTGATCCCCTCGCAGACACCTGGGGCCATGCAGACCATCTCGCCAAGGATGGGAGAGGTAATAGGCAGAAGGCCCAGTAGTGCGCCTTCTCAGCAGCTCCTGGAAGCCTCCGGAGGTTACCCAGGTCAATCGCCTCGTACCCCGGGCCCGTATGTCGGTGCTTTGTTGCCCGTTCAGTCAAGACCGATGTCTGCATATTCCATGCAAGGGTTGCCCGTTCAGGGTATGCAGATCATGTCGCAACAGATGAGTGGCTCCATGCCTGCTATACCTGGTTCCATCCACCCCATGCCAGGTATGCCCCAGCAGATGCCAGTCTCCATGCCAGCTTTACCTCAACCGCAACAGCAGGTACCCAAGGCATACTCTACCAATTACACGGTACCTATGGAGCTCATGAAGAGGGACCGGAGCTTGTTGCCCATGTCACCCATGCATAGCCCTTACCCGAATCCCCAGCTGGTACGTAAGGCTGGAGGACCAGCAGGAGACAATGCCCTGGTTCCTGTAGGAGGCCCCAATCAAGGACAAGGGGCTATGGTTGCTAACCAGAAGCTAAGTCGCCGCACCGGTCCACCAGTCATCGTGTCCACTATGGCATCTCCAGACACAAGTAAATAG